A single genomic interval of Spinacia oleracea cultivar Varoflay chromosome 6, BTI_SOV_V1, whole genome shotgun sequence harbors:
- the LOC130462897 gene encoding uncharacterized protein, with translation MNTTEKLEEGYSTQRPPMFSGKYYSYWRNRMEIFIKAENYQVWRVIEVGDFQVTKLNTSGETVPKPIAEFDKADYEKLELNAMAVKILHCGLGPNEHNRVMGCKNAKQIWDLLQVTHEGTNEVKRSKIDLLMHQYELFTMKPSETIQDMITRFTNIINELNSLGKIITPKEQVRKVLRRLPQDPWMAKVTALQETKDFTKFNLEQLAGSLLTHELQLNARPSENNKNRALALKTENDENSEEDEETALFARRFRRMFRNYEDGDHRGKPNRKFSKTDTGCHRCGNLEHRIRECPLWDQERGKGKETTRDRFKDNRNSFSKTEVRKAMIAAWGDTSSDEEQEQPNEETAHLCLVAEHEEDGSDSESEKFQASLTQIKNKLESLSKLELFDLLSCLTSDYEDLLKEKLNSDKEHQTTIKELSNELEWTKNTNIDIDKRFFNLFDQNLHIKEICEALRSENIWLKQELIDLEVAKTKSLYKDELERTQLELVKIHQEKTKLEDELARKTRHRIEGTPKWIEEARTKRTEGLGFNYKKRQPRKTRVDLYSDIVCSFCGLIGHYRISCPKNQRSLEKNIEHTRTKWVKKSDLIPSKEPKLCWVPKNSN, from the coding sequence ATGAACACAACTGAGAAACTCGAAGAGGGATACTCAACACAACGACCTCCAATGTTTAGTGGCAAATACTATTCTTACTGGAgaaacaggatggagatctTTATTAAGGCTGAGAACTATCAAGTATGGAGAgtcattgaagttggagacttccaaGTTACTAAGCTAAACACCTCTGGTGAAACCGTTCCTAAACCGATTGCTGAATTTGACAAAGCCGACTATGAAAAGCTCGAGcttaatgccatggctgtcaaaattctTCACTGTGGACTAGGTCCAAACGAGCACAATAGAGTAATGGGATGCAAAAATGCGAAGCAAATTTGGGATCTGCTCCAAGTCactcatgaaggaacaaacGAAGTCAAAAGATCAAAGATTGATCTTTTAATGCATCAGTATGAGTTGTTCACCATGAAACCTTCTGAAACAATTCAAGACATGATCACCCGCTTCACTAACATCATCAATGAATTGAACTCTCTTGGCAAAATCATAACCCCTAAGGAACAAGTTAGAAAAGTTCTAAGAAGACTTCCACAGGATCCCTGGATGGCCAAGGTAACTGCCCTTCAGGAAACTAAAGACTTCACCAAGTTTAACCTGGAACAACTAGCTGGATCTCTCCTAACCCATGAACTGCAACTAAATGCACGACCTTCAGAGAATAACAAAAATAGGGCTCTTGCTCTAAAAACTGAAAACGATGAAAACTCTGAAGAGGATGAGGAAACAGCTCTATTTGCTAGGAGATTCAGAAGAATGTTCAGGAACTATGAAGATGGAGATCACCGAGGGAAACCTAACCGGAAATTCTCCAAAACTGATACTGGATGCCATAGGTGTGGAAACTTGGAACATCGCATTAGGGAATGTCCTCTCTGGGATCAAGAAcgaggaaaaggaaaggaaacaacCAGAGACAGATTCAAAGATAACAGGAACTCATTCTCCAAAACTGAGGTGAGAAAGGCCATGATTGCTGCATGGGGAGACACTTCTTCGGATGAGGAACAGGAacaacccaacgaagaaacagctCACCTGTGCCTTGTAGCTGAACATGAAGAAGATGGATCTGACTCAGAATCTGAAAAATTCCAGGCAAGTCTCactcaaattaaaaataaacttgAATCTCTTTCCAAATTAGAATTGTTTGACCTACTTTCCTGTCTCACTAGTGATTATGAGGATCTACTGAAAGAAAAGTTAAACTCTGATAAAGAACACCAGACCACCATAAAAGAACTTAGTAATGAGCTAGAATGGACAAAAAATACTAACATAGATATAGACAAACGGTTCTTTAACCTCTTTGATCAGAACCTCCACATAAAAGAAATCTGTGAAGCCTTACGAAGTGAAAACATCTGGCTAAAACAAGAACTGATTGATCTAGAAGTAGCCAAGACTAAAAGCCTTTACAAAGATGAACTAGAAAGAACTCAACTGGAACTAGTCAAGATTCACCAAGAAAAGACCAAACTAGAAGATGAACTAGCTAGAAAGACTAGACACAGAATAGAAGGAACACCTAAATGGATAGAAGAAGCTAGAACCAAACGCACAGAAGGACTAGGTTTCAACTATAAGAAACGTCAACCTAGGAAGACTAGAGTAGATCTCTATAGTGACATTGTATGCTCCTTCTGTGGTCTAATTGGTCACTACAGAATCTCATGTCCCAAAAACCAAAGAAGCTTGGAAAAGAACATAGAACACACCAGAACTAaatgggtaaagaaaagcgATTTGATTCCAAGCAAGGAACCCAAGCTATGCTGGGTTCCTAAAAACTCTAACTAA